In Salvelinus namaycush isolate Seneca chromosome 17, SaNama_1.0, whole genome shotgun sequence, one genomic interval encodes:
- the LOC120062249 gene encoding leukocyte cell-derived chemotaxin-2-like: MKTTVLLFTVVLIAVLSECEMVKFGQLCSGNSSNRRRTGDRWGQGHYGARRGDRVHQGLDIVCNDGATVYAPFDVKLNGKVIVYTDPKKAAINDGINLSGEGLCFKLFYVKPDKYSGVVKKGQRIGTLLTMQSVYPGITSHVHVQMCDKSDPTKFF, encoded by the exons ATGAAGACTACTGTTCTTTTGTTTACTGTGGTGCTCATAG CTGTGTTGTCAGAGTGTGAGATGGTCAAGTTTGGTCAGCTGTGCAGCGGCAACTCCAGTaacaggaggaggacaggagacagATGGGGACAAGGACACTACGGCGCACGCAG AGGAGACCGTGTGCATCAGGGCCTGGACattgtgtgtaatgatggggccACAGTGTACGCTCCATTTGACGTGAAACTCAACGGGAAAGTGATCGTGTACACAGACCCGAAGAAGGCAGCCATCAACGATGGGATCAACCTCAGTGGAGAGG GTCTGTGCTTTAAGCTGTTCTACGTAAAGCCTGACAAGTACTCTGGGGTGGTGAAGAAGGGCCAGAGGATTGGGACCCTGCTGACCATGCAAAGTGTCTACCCAGGGATCACTTCTCACGTCCACGTCCAGATGTGTGACAAGTCTGACCCCACGAAGTTCTTCTAA